DNA from Methylobacterium currus:
TCGCGCACCAGGGTCACCGGCACGGTGATGTGGTCGGCCCATTTGCGCACGATGGTCTCGAGGCGCAAGCTCTCGAGGTACTCTTCCGCATCGGCCTTCATATGCAGGACGATGTCGGTGCCGGGCTCTGCGCGGGAGGCGGGCGCCAGCGTGTACTCGCCCTGCCCTTCCGAGGCCCAGGTCCAGGCCTCGTCCGAGCCGGCCTTGCGCGAGGTGACCTCGACCCGGTCCGCCACCATGAAGGCGGAGTAGAAGCCGACGCCGAACTGGCCGATCAGGCTCGGGCGCTCCTCGGGCTTGGCATCGGCAAGCGACTGGCTGAAGGCCCGGGTGCCGGATCGCGCGATGGTGCCGAGATTCTGCGCCAACTCGTCCTTGGCCATGCCGATCCCGGGATCCGAGATGGTCAGGGTCCGGGCCGCCTTGTCAGGGTTGATCCGAACCTTGGCATCCGCCGGCAGCGCCAGGGCGGAGTCGGTCAGCGCCCCGAACCGGCGCCGGTCGACCGCGTCGGCGGCGTTGGCGACGAGCTCGCGGAGAAAGATCTCGCGCTCGGAGTAGAGGGCGTGGACCACGAGGTCCAAGAGGCGCCCGACCTCGGCGCCGAACGAATGCCGCTCCACAGTCTCGCTCACGTGTTGGCTCTCCGATGGGAACAAATCGTCGCGGGCGGATATGCGGGGCGCCGGCGTGCTTTTCAAGGAAGCGGGAGCGCGTCGCTCGTCAGGCGGGCGACGATCGCCCGGACCTCGCTCCGGTCGGCCGGCGCCAGGTCGACCGAGCGGTGGATCGACAGGCCCTCCATCATCGCGTCGAGGGCGCGGGCGGTCTCCGGGGCGAAGTGCTGCTCCAGAGCCGCCCGGCTCTTGCCCATCCAGCCCTGCATCACGCGGCGGAAGGCGGGCACCCGGGCGGCATAGGCGTAGAGCTCGTAGCTCAAGAGCAAATTACGGGGCGTGGCCCAGCTCTCGTCGACGACGAGGTCGATCACCGCCTCGCAGGCCTCCGCGCGGGTTGTGGCGGCGGCGAGCCGCTCGGTGAACCGGGTCGCCACATCGTCGGCCAGCAGCGTGAAGGCCGCGGTCAGGAGGTCGTCGAGGCCCGCGAAATGGTAGGTCATCGAGCCGAGCGGGACATCCGCCGCCGCGGCGATCCGCCGATGGGTCGTTCCGGCGACGCCGTGCTCGGCGATCGTGTCGAGGGCGGCCCGGAGGATGCGGGCGCGGCGGTCGGGATCGTGGCGGCGGGTGACGGCGGGCAAGCGGGTCTCGCGTCGGTTGGCTTCCGCATCCGATATGTACATATGTACGCATCGCGGCCGCAAGCCAACGACAGCGAGGAACCATGACGGGCCAGAAGCAGAAGATGCTCGCCGGCGAGCTCTACATCGCCGACGATCCGGAGCTGGTGGCCGACAACCGGCGCATCTCGGAATGGATGGACCGCTACAACGCCCGCAACACCCTGAGCCAGCCGGAGCGGCAGGCGCTGTTGGCGGAGGCCTTCGCCCGGGTGGGCGAGGGCTGCAACATCCGTCCGCCCTTCCATTGCGATTACGGCTACAACATCAGCCTCGGCCGCGGCGTTTTCCTCAACTTCAATTGCTGCATCCTCGACGTGGTGCAGGTGACGATCGGCGACATGACGCAGATCGGGCCGGGCGTGCAGATCCTCACCGCCGACCACCCGCGCGATCCGGCCCGACGCCGGCAGATGCTCGAATTCGGCCGGCCGGTCGTCATCGGGGCGAATGTCTGGATCGGCGGCGGGGCGATGATCCTGCCGGGCGTGACGATCGGCGACGACGCGATCATCGGGGCGGGCAGCGTGGTCACCCGCGACGTGCCGGCGGGCGGGGTCGCGGTCGGCAACCCGGCGCGGTTGCGGGGGACGCCATAGCGGGTCTCGCTCCGAACCCTGTTCGACCGTTCAAGGATTGGTCCCGCCCGCCGGCTCATCCGGCGGTGGCGGGTGGGACAAGTCGGGACGCACGCGAACGGCCCCTCACTCCTCCGGCCGGCGCACCACCAGCAGGTTGGCCACGAGCACCTGCACCGCCTCGCCGTGCTGGTCGAGCGTCGTGGTGCGCACCCTTGCGAGGCCCTGGCTCGGCCGCGAGCGGGAGGGGCGCACCTCGATCACCTCGCTTTCTAGCCGGATCCTGTCGCCGGGGCGCAGGGGCTTGGGCCAGCGCAGCTCGTCCATGCCGGCCCCGATGATGCCGCCGGCGAGCCGCAGATCGCTGTCGACGAGGAGCCGCATGGTGAGGGCCGCGGTGTGCCAGCCGCTCGCCGCGAGGCCCCCGAAGAAGGTCGTCGTGGCCTTGTTTGCGTCGAGGTGGAAGGGCTGCGGGTCGAAGTGCGTCGCGAAGCGGACGATGTCGGCCTCGGTCACCGTGATCTCGCCCGAGCCATAGACCTGGCCCGGCGCCAGGTCTTCGAGATACAGATCTCGCGTCATCGCCTATTCCCCTCCCGCAGCCACGAGGACGGGCGCCGCCCGCTCTCCGCGAAACCAGACCCCGGCGGCGACAGCGCCGGCATTGATGAGCCCGAGCGCGGCAAGGCCGAGGCCGAGGGCCAGGAAGACCCCGTCGAGCCCCAAGCCGAGGCGCAAGGCCAGGACGCCGCCGCCGATCGACACAGCCATGCGGGCAAGCCCCGCCACCAGGGGCCAGCCGACCCGGCCCGCCCCCTGCGAGGCGAAATAGAGGGCGAGCCCGATCCCGGCGAAGCCGTAGAACGGCCCGACGAGATGGAGGTAGCGGCTGCCGGTGCCGAGCATCTGCGGATCGTGCCCGAACAAGGTGAGGAACGGGAGCGGCCACAGGGCGGCGGCAAGGCCGATCGCCTCCGTGAGAGCCCCGGCGATCGCCGCGCCGGTCCAGGCCACCTTGAGCGCGCGGGTCCGGTCGCCGGCGCCGATGCAGGTGCCGACCATCGCGCCGATCGGCGCGCCGAGGCCGAAGACGAGCGGCACCAGCAGGTATTCGAGCCGCGCCCCCGTGCCGTAGCCCGCGACTGCGGCCGGGCCGGCCGCCCCCGCGAAGGCGGTGGCGGCGGCGATGGTGATGTTGGTCGTCGCGCTGACGATCGACGAGACGGCGCCGATCCGCAGGATGTCGCGCAACGGCGGCCAGGCGAGGCGCGGCGGGCGGGGGCTCGGCCGCAGCAGCCCGCGCCCGGCCCAGAGATGATGGGCGAACACCACCGAGCCGGCGGCGTAGTAGCCCAGCACCGCGACACCGCCGCCGACGATGCCGAGGCCCGGAACCGGCCCGAGACCGTAGATCAGCGCCGGCGAGAGCGGCACCAGCACGGCAGCGCCCACGCTGATGACGATCGCCGGCAGTGCCATGTTGCCGGTGCCGCGGATCACGGCGGCGAGCGCGTTGAACCACCAGACCAGCACCGCGCCGCAGAAGACCACGCCGCCATAGGTGGCGGCCGCGTCGAGGGAGGCGCCCTCCCCGCCCATCGCCCGGTAGAGCGCCGGCCCGAAGGCGAGTTCGAGCGCCGTGGTGAGAAGGCCGAGGACGAGGGCGATGGCGGCGGCGTACCATGGCAGCCTGTCGGCCTCCTCCCGCCGCCCGGCCCCCAAGGAGCGGGCCACCGCCGACAGGATGCCGCCCCCCATGGCCCCGGCGGAGATCATCTGCACCAGCATCAGCACGGGGAAGACCAGGGCCATGCCGGCCAGCGCGTCGGTGCCGAGACCGGCGACGAAGGCGGTCTCGATCAGCCCGACCAGGGCCTGGACTAGCATCACGACGACGTTGGGCGCGGCG
Protein-coding regions in this window:
- a CDS encoding TetR/AcrR family transcriptional regulator, which encodes MPAVTRRHDPDRRARILRAALDTIAEHGVAGTTHRRIAAAADVPLGSMTYHFAGLDDLLTAAFTLLADDVATRFTERLAAATTRAEACEAVIDLVVDESWATPRNLLLSYELYAYAARVPAFRRVMQGWMGKSRAALEQHFAPETARALDAMMEGLSIHRSVDLAPADRSEVRAIVARLTSDALPLP
- a CDS encoding MaoC family dehydratase, which produces MTRDLYLEDLAPGQVYGSGEITVTEADIVRFATHFDPQPFHLDANKATTTFFGGLAASGWHTAALTMRLLVDSDLRLAGGIIGAGMDELRWPKPLRPGDRIRLESEVIEVRPSRSRPSQGLARVRTTTLDQHGEAVQVLVANLLVVRRPEE
- a CDS encoding sugar O-acetyltransferase, producing MTGQKQKMLAGELYIADDPELVADNRRISEWMDRYNARNTLSQPERQALLAEAFARVGEGCNIRPPFHCDYGYNISLGRGVFLNFNCCILDVVQVTIGDMTQIGPGVQILTADHPRDPARRRQMLEFGRPVVIGANVWIGGGAMILPGVTIGDDAIIGAGSVVTRDVPAGGVAVGNPARLRGTP
- a CDS encoding MATE family efflux transporter, with the translated sequence MDARTHRLLHAPIGTTLLRLAAPNVVVMLVQALVGLIETAFVAGLGTDALAGMALVFPVLMLVQMISAGAMGGGILSAVARSLGAGRREEADRLPWYAAAIALVLGLLTTALELAFGPALYRAMGGEGASLDAAATYGGVVFCGAVLVWWFNALAAVIRGTGNMALPAIVISVGAAVLVPLSPALIYGLGPVPGLGIVGGGVAVLGYYAAGSVVFAHHLWAGRGLLRPSPRPPRLAWPPLRDILRIGAVSSIVSATTNITIAAATAFAGAAGPAAVAGYGTGARLEYLLVPLVFGLGAPIGAMVGTCIGAGDRTRALKVAWTGAAIAGALTEAIGLAAALWPLPFLTLFGHDPQMLGTGSRYLHLVGPFYGFAGIGLALYFASQGAGRVGWPLVAGLARMAVSIGGGVLALRLGLGLDGVFLALGLGLAALGLINAGAVAAGVWFRGERAAPVLVAAGGE